The Spirosoma foliorum genome has a window encoding:
- a CDS encoding ABC transporter permease, whose amino-acid sequence MPQNPPRWVQRLLARITAPHLYEELAGDLDELFHKRAHRYGYAKARLLYVWDFLLLLHPRLWRQESKTAFSPRHSRYNDVSNPSFFQLAMIRNYLKIAFRNLFKNKSYSAINIGGLAVGMAVAMLIGIWIDDEASANQHHKNYTTLYQVKMNQTFDGRRGTQDAIPFPLGDELRAKYPDFKAVAMYERSDNKRSLIVGNQKFLKHGIYIGEDAIDMFSLNILNGDKKPLKEPYSIVLTDETAHTLFGNQDPIGKVVKIDNSVDLKVTAVIAKQPTNATLQFEYLLPWQLQEARYDWVREHAKTDWRNNDWGVFAQLKEGIDPAQTNAKIKDVVLAHQNTDPNAKSLVKPEIFLHPMAKWRLYSDFEEGKNTGGFIKYVRLFGIFGLFILVIACINFMNLSTARSEKRAKEVGVRKAVGSGREQLIGQFLSESILIALLALVLALGIVLVSLPYFNTLTVKTMHIQFDSPIFWVVTLAFTLFTGLLAGSYPAIYLSSFNPVRILKGGIHVGKSASLPRKILVVVQFTFSVVLMIGTIIIYQQIQHGKNRPLGFTKQGLISVNSSKDLLDHFEALRAELLATGAVASICKTNSPPTQWWSSNGGWDWKGSTPEDKSVIFTTIATSYDYTKTMGIKLKQGRDFSRDFTTDSTGVILNEAAVKRMGLKHPVGELVKWAGKTWTVVGVIPDIVLEWSPYRSVAPMTIIFAKDWVNFIDMRINPNMSPSVAIQKIKPIFDKYNPAYPFDYTFSDTEYAKKFYYEELVGNLSAIVSLLAIFISCLGLFGLASFMAEQRTKEIGIRKVLGASVTSVWGLLSKDFIQLVLISCLVASPIAWYAMNQWLESYTYKINIGAGVFLMVLATALVITLLTVSYQAIKAGSLNPVKSLKSE is encoded by the coding sequence ATGCCCCAAAACCCACCCCGCTGGGTGCAACGCCTACTGGCGCGCATCACGGCCCCGCATCTGTACGAAGAACTCGCGGGCGATCTGGATGAGCTGTTTCATAAGCGAGCTCATCGTTATGGCTATGCCAAAGCCCGGCTCCTGTATGTGTGGGATTTCCTGTTGTTGCTGCATCCCCGGCTTTGGCGACAAGAATCCAAGACGGCCTTCTCACCCCGTCACAGTCGATATAATGATGTTTCTAACCCCTCATTTTTTCAACTTGCCATGATCCGTAATTATTTAAAAATTGCTTTTCGCAATCTGTTCAAAAACAAGTCGTATTCGGCCATCAACATTGGCGGATTGGCTGTGGGCATGGCTGTAGCGATGCTGATTGGCATCTGGATCGATGATGAAGCATCGGCCAACCAGCACCACAAAAATTACACGACCTTGTATCAGGTCAAGATGAATCAAACCTTCGATGGTCGTCGGGGCACGCAGGACGCTATACCGTTTCCGCTCGGCGATGAATTAAGGGCAAAATACCCCGACTTTAAGGCGGTAGCGATGTATGAGCGTTCAGATAATAAGCGTTCGCTGATCGTTGGCAATCAGAAGTTCCTCAAACACGGGATTTACATCGGCGAAGATGCCATTGATATGTTTTCGCTGAACATTCTCAATGGCGATAAAAAACCCTTAAAAGAGCCTTATTCGATTGTACTGACAGATGAAACCGCCCATACTCTTTTTGGGAATCAGGACCCCATTGGCAAGGTTGTAAAAATCGATAATTCGGTCGATTTAAAGGTGACTGCCGTGATCGCCAAACAACCCACTAATGCCACACTTCAGTTTGAGTATTTGCTGCCCTGGCAGTTGCAGGAGGCCAGGTATGATTGGGTGCGGGAACATGCAAAAACGGATTGGCGAAATAACGACTGGGGTGTTTTCGCCCAACTCAAAGAGGGTATTGACCCAGCCCAAACCAACGCCAAAATAAAGGATGTGGTGCTGGCTCACCAGAACACGGACCCTAATGCAAAGAGTCTGGTCAAGCCCGAGATTTTCCTGCACCCGATGGCCAAATGGCGGCTTTATTCTGACTTTGAAGAAGGAAAAAATACGGGTGGCTTCATCAAATATGTTCGACTGTTTGGCATTTTCGGCTTGTTTATTCTGGTGATTGCCTGCATCAATTTTATGAACCTCAGCACGGCCCGTTCCGAAAAACGAGCCAAAGAAGTGGGTGTTCGGAAAGCCGTTGGGTCGGGTAGAGAGCAGTTGATTGGGCAGTTTTTGAGTGAGTCTATCCTGATTGCGCTCCTGGCCCTCGTACTGGCGCTAGGCATTGTCCTAGTTTCGCTGCCTTACTTCAACACGCTGACTGTCAAAACAATGCATATCCAGTTCGATAGCCCTATTTTCTGGGTGGTTACACTGGCGTTTACCTTATTTACCGGCTTACTGGCAGGCAGTTATCCGGCGATTTATTTGTCGTCGTTCAATCCCGTCAGAATTCTGAAAGGCGGTATCCATGTCGGAAAAAGTGCTTCGCTGCCCCGTAAAATCCTGGTGGTTGTGCAGTTTACCTTTTCGGTTGTGCTGATGATTGGCACCATTATCATTTATCAGCAGATACAGCATGGCAAAAACCGGCCGCTTGGTTTTACCAAACAGGGCCTCATTTCGGTCAATTCTTCGAAAGACTTACTCGACCATTTTGAAGCGCTTCGGGCCGAGCTATTGGCTACGGGAGCAGTAGCCTCTATTTGTAAGACAAACTCACCGCCCACGCAATGGTGGAGCAGCAACGGCGGCTGGGATTGGAAAGGATCAACGCCCGAAGATAAATCGGTCATTTTCACGACCATTGCCACGAGTTATGACTACACAAAAACGATGGGAATTAAACTCAAGCAGGGTCGGGATTTTTCGAGAGACTTCACTACGGATTCCACCGGCGTCATTTTAAATGAAGCGGCTGTTAAACGCATGGGCTTAAAACATCCGGTAGGCGAACTCGTAAAATGGGCGGGTAAAACCTGGACGGTGGTTGGGGTCATTCCCGATATTGTTCTGGAATGGTCACCCTACCGTTCCGTAGCGCCAATGACGATTATTTTTGCAAAGGATTGGGTCAATTTTATCGACATGCGCATCAATCCGAACATGTCTCCTTCGGTGGCTATTCAGAAAATCAAGCCCATTTTTGATAAATACAATCCTGCTTATCCGTTTGATTATACGTTTTCGGATACTGAATACGCCAAGAAATTCTATTACGAAGAACTCGTTGGTAATCTGTCGGCCATTGTTTCGCTATTGGCTATTTTTATCTCGTGTCTGGGTCTATTCGGTCTGGCCTCGTTTATGGCCGAGCAACGCACCAAAGAGATTGGTATCCGGAAGGTGTTGGGAGCCAGCGTCACCAGCGTTTGGGGATTACTATCCAAAGATTTCATTCAGTTGGTCCTGATTTCCTGTCTGGTTGCTTCGCCCATTGCCTGGTATGCAATGAATCAGTGGCTGGAAAGCTATACCTACAAAATAAATATCGGGGCTGGGGTATTCCTGATGGTCCTTGCGACGGCGCTGGTCATTACGCTATTAACAGTTAGTTATCAAGCCATTAAAGCCGGTTCGCTCAATCCTGTAAAGAGCTTGAAAAGCGAGTAA
- a CDS encoding aldo/keto reductase, which produces MKKRIGNSDMLVAPLNLGGNVFGWTLDEKESFAILDEFVANGFNFIDTADVYSAWKPGNQGGESETILGKWMQLRKNRDKIVLATKVGWDFGDGRKGINATYIHSAIQDSLRRLQTDYVDLYYTHIDDEVTPVAETLGAYAELIQAGKVRYIAASNVTAPRLIESLELAQQSGLPQYQALQPHYNLLERQSYEEVLAPIAKQYNLSVMPYWALAAGFLTGKYRSEADLGKSVRGGGAKKYLNDKGLGVLNALDQVAAKHDSQPGTVALAWLLAQDQVLAPVASATSSAQLKGLFDATQLVLDADDLQRLDSTSK; this is translated from the coding sequence ATGAAAAAACGAATTGGTAATTCAGATATGTTGGTAGCCCCTTTGAATTTGGGCGGGAATGTGTTCGGCTGGACGTTGGACGAAAAGGAATCGTTTGCGATTCTGGATGAGTTTGTAGCGAATGGTTTCAATTTTATCGATACAGCCGATGTGTATTCCGCCTGGAAGCCTGGTAATCAGGGTGGCGAATCAGAAACTATTTTGGGCAAATGGATGCAGCTTCGGAAAAATCGAGATAAGATCGTGCTCGCCACCAAGGTTGGCTGGGATTTCGGAGACGGTCGAAAAGGCATCAATGCTACTTATATCCACTCTGCCATTCAGGATTCATTACGCCGGTTGCAGACGGATTATGTGGATCTGTATTATACCCATATCGATGACGAAGTAACGCCAGTGGCAGAAACCCTGGGTGCCTACGCTGAATTGATTCAGGCGGGTAAGGTCCGCTACATAGCGGCTTCCAATGTAACGGCACCTCGTTTGATCGAATCGCTGGAACTGGCTCAACAATCGGGACTTCCCCAATACCAGGCGCTTCAACCACACTACAATCTTCTGGAACGACAATCGTACGAAGAAGTCTTAGCCCCTATTGCTAAACAATATAATTTGTCGGTGATGCCTTATTGGGCATTAGCCGCTGGTTTCCTGACGGGTAAATACCGATCTGAAGCTGATTTAGGAAAGAGTGTGCGCGGAGGTGGAGCCAAAAAGTATCTGAACGATAAAGGCCTTGGCGTGTTAAACGCGCTTGATCAGGTTGCTGCTAAACACGACTCGCAACCCGGCACGGTTGCTCTGGCCTGGCTACTGGCGCAGGATCAGGTTCTGGCGCCCGTTGCCAGCGCGACATCCAGTGCGCAATTGAAAGGCTTATTTGATGCAACTCAATTGGTACTGGATGCTGATGATCTGCAACGTTTGGATAGCACGAGTAAGTAA
- a CDS encoding ABC transporter permease translates to MNEEQSTPKRDAIPRPPRWAQYLMERITASHLYEELAGDLDELFHKRGRRYGYTKARLLYVWDFLLLLHPRLWRREPTPYFKPRHTRYNDISKTFFFHPTMIRNYLKIAFRNLLKNKSYSAINIGGLAVGMAVAMLIGIWITDEVSANKHHKNYETLYQVKMHQTFDGRRGTQDALPFPMGDELKAKYPDFKAVAMCDWGSNRSLVVGNQKFLKDGHFIGQDAIDMFSLNILNGDKQPLKEPYSIVLTDETAHAIFGNQDPIGKMLKLDNTVDLKVTAVVTKQPKNATLQFDYLLPWHLQEKMYDWIAKFHKTNWGNNSWATYVQLKDGISPEQTNAKIKNVVLSHLSDNANTVKLIKPEVFIHPMAKWRLYSDFEEGKNTGGFIKYVRLFGIFGLFILVIACINFMNLSTARSEKRAKEVGVRKAVGSGREQLIGQFLSESILIATMALVLALVIVLISLPYFNTLTEKTMAIQFDSPIFWVVTLVFTLFTGLLAGSYPALYLSSFNPVKILKGGVHVGKSASLPRKVLVVVQFTFSIVLMIGTIIIYQQIQHGKNRPIGFNNSGLISVNSSKDLIEHFDALRNELLATGAVTSICKSNSPPTQIWSNNNGWEWKGSTPEEKSVVFSTIATNFDYINTIGIKLKEGRDFSRDFTTDSSGVILNEAAVKRMSLKHPVGEILKWNGKARKVVGVIPDIMMESPYRAISPLTIVFEKDWVSFVCVRINPSVASSVAIKKIAPIFDKYNPGFPFDYKFSDTEYAKKFSYEELIGNLSAIISLLAVFISCLGLFGLASFMAEQRTKEIGIRKVLGASVANVWRLLSKDFVQLVIISCLVASPIAWYAMSQWLKDYTYKIDIQFGVFLMVLIMALAITLLTVSYQAIKAALLNPVKSLKSE, encoded by the coding sequence ATGAACGAAGAACAGTCAACCCCAAAGCGTGATGCAATTCCTCGTCCTCCCCGCTGGGCGCAATACTTGATGGAGCGTATTACGGCTTCACATCTATACGAAGAACTCGCGGGCGATCTGGATGAGCTGTTTCACAAACGAGGTCGGCGTTACGGATACACTAAAGCCCGGCTCCTGTATGTGTGGGATTTTCTGTTGTTGCTGCATCCCCGACTCTGGCGACGAGAGCCCACCCCCTATTTCAAACCTCGACACACCCGATATAATGACATTTCCAAAACCTTTTTTTTTCACCCTACTATGATCCGTAATTATTTAAAAATCGCCTTTCGTAATCTGCTCAAAAACAAGTCGTATTCGGCCATCAACATTGGCGGATTAGCTGTAGGTATGGCTGTGGCAATGCTCATTGGTATCTGGATAACGGATGAGGTGTCGGCCAATAAGCACCACAAAAATTACGAAACCCTTTATCAGGTCAAAATGCACCAGACCTTCGATGGTCGTCGGGGCACGCAGGATGCACTACCCTTTCCAATGGGCGACGAATTGAAGGCTAAATACCCTGATTTTAAAGCAGTAGCCATGTGCGATTGGGGGAGCAATCGATCGCTGGTTGTTGGTAATCAGAAGTTTTTAAAGGATGGTCATTTCATTGGACAAGATGCCATCGATATGTTTTCGCTGAACATCCTCAATGGTGATAAGCAACCCTTAAAAGAGCCTTATTCAATTGTACTGACGGATGAAACGGCTCATGCCATTTTTGGGAATCAGGACCCGATTGGCAAAATGCTCAAGCTCGACAATACAGTCGACTTAAAAGTGACGGCTGTAGTGACCAAGCAACCCAAAAATGCCACCCTCCAATTTGATTATTTACTGCCCTGGCATCTACAGGAAAAAATGTATGACTGGATCGCCAAATTCCATAAAACGAACTGGGGTAATAACTCCTGGGCAACATACGTCCAACTCAAAGATGGCATCAGTCCCGAGCAAACCAATGCTAAAATAAAAAATGTGGTCTTGTCTCATTTATCGGATAATGCCAATACGGTAAAACTCATCAAGCCCGAAGTCTTCATTCATCCGATGGCCAAATGGCGGCTTTATTCTGACTTTGAGGAAGGAAAAAATACGGGGGGCTTCATTAAATACGTTCGACTCTTTGGCATTTTCGGCTTGTTTATTCTAGTGATTGCCTGCATCAATTTTATGAACCTCAGCACGGCCCGTTCCGAAAAACGAGCCAAAGAAGTAGGCGTTCGGAAAGCCGTTGGATCGGGTCGGGAGCAGTTGATTGGACAGTTTTTGAGTGAGTCTATTCTGATTGCTACTATGGCCTTAGTACTGGCGCTGGTTATCGTCCTGATTTCGCTGCCTTACTTTAATACACTCACCGAAAAAACGATGGCCATCCAGTTCGATAGTCCTATTTTCTGGGTGGTTACGCTGGTGTTTACCTTATTCACGGGTCTGCTGGCGGGCAGTTATCCGGCGCTCTATTTGTCGTCGTTCAATCCCGTCAAGATCTTGAAAGGGGGCGTTCATGTCGGGAAAAGTGCCTCCTTACCCCGTAAAGTGCTGGTGGTTGTTCAATTCACCTTTTCCATTGTGCTGATGATTGGTACCATTATCATTTATCAGCAAATACAACACGGTAAGAACCGACCAATTGGCTTTAACAATAGTGGCCTTATTTCGGTGAATTCTTCCAAAGACTTAATTGAGCATTTTGACGCACTTCGTAATGAACTGCTGGCTACCGGAGCGGTAACATCTATTTGCAAATCCAATTCACCACCAACACAAATCTGGAGCAACAACAATGGCTGGGAATGGAAAGGGTCAACGCCCGAAGAGAAATCGGTCGTTTTCAGTACGATTGCCACCAATTTCGATTACATCAACACAATTGGCATTAAACTCAAGGAAGGGCGTGATTTTTCGCGGGATTTCACGACCGATTCTTCTGGCGTCATTTTAAATGAAGCAGCCGTTAAACGGATGAGTTTAAAGCATCCGGTAGGTGAAATACTCAAATGGAATGGGAAAGCCCGAAAGGTAGTGGGTGTTATCCCGGATATCATGATGGAATCGCCTTACCGGGCTATCTCACCGCTGACAATTGTTTTTGAGAAGGATTGGGTAAGTTTTGTTTGTGTACGTATAAACCCAAGCGTAGCGTCTTCAGTCGCTATTAAAAAAATTGCCCCGATTTTCGATAAGTACAATCCAGGGTTTCCATTCGATTATAAATTTTCGGATACCGAATACGCCAAGAAATTCAGCTACGAAGAACTTATTGGTAACCTGTCGGCCATTATTTCGCTGCTAGCGGTCTTTATCTCGTGTCTGGGTTTATTTGGGTTAGCCTCCTTCATGGCCGAGCAACGCACCAAGGAAATTGGTATCCGTAAAGTACTGGGAGCCAGCGTTGCCAATGTCTGGCGATTACTCTCGAAAGACTTTGTTCAGCTCGTTATTATTTCCTGTTTAGTGGCCTCTCCCATTGCCTGGTATGCCATGAGTCAGTGGCTCAAAGACTACACCTACAAAATTGATATTCAGTTTGGTGTGTTTTTGATGGTCCTTATTATGGCCCTGGCAATTACCTTATTAACGGTTAGTTATCAGGCCATCAAAGCCGCTTTGTTAAATCCCGTAAAGAGCCTGAAAAGCGAATAA
- a CDS encoding ABC transporter permease yields MIGSYIKTARRNLLHNKLFSFINIVGLAISMSVGLLLIAFVLDLRSYDRFHQNGERIYRITSVLTENREQGGKFATTSLKTGKLIRAKVTGIDQVAILRNDFSQDATVGDNILPVKGFWADPSVFRVFTFPMLEGNPETALKDPYSIVLTETAAKKLFGTQSALGKAIRFDTLDYQVTGVMKDVPFFSHINFEALVSLSTAEQLNRNNHNFEKWTSMSSNSVYLLLPENADKASIQTQLDAIAEQENRADQNTKIQLELLPLNKIVVGENLRRSEGGPGSMGPHMPPIVLWILGGLALVVILSACFNYTNLSMARAMRRFKEVGIRKAIGAGKSQVWQQFLAEAIMISLAALFLSFVLFLVLRPQLINLAPEMQHTVKLELTPTMVITFIIFSITVGVIAGFMPALFFSKVSAINALRNVSSVKVFKHLTLRRALVVVQYTLTLIFITTTAIGYVQYKNILAFDLGFNTENILNINMQGNKPDAFLKELSEMPEVTSLSRSLIVTSVGNAWGGYMKYTDSRDSVLVMTNHVDENYLPLHGYKLIAGGNFRARPTTTAAAREVIVNQQILKRFNIANNDPEKAIGQEITFSSFHGTRKMTIIGVMKDFHYGKVDNLIGPVAFMFWTPEDRAVINAKIQSKDMLATRAKIESAWKKIDRVHPFQAEFYDEAIEEAYSEFSTMIKIIGFLAFLAISIASMGLFGMVAFTTETRLKEISIRKVMGASSGSLIYLLSRGFLVQLSISALIALPITYLFFENMVLTRFPYHTPVHVVELLAGLLVVLLIAFLLIGSQTMKAAKSNPVDVLKSE; encoded by the coding sequence ATGATCGGAAGCTACATCAAAACAGCACGACGCAACTTACTGCATAACAAGCTGTTCTCGTTCATCAATATTGTTGGTCTTGCCATCAGTATGTCCGTCGGGTTACTGCTCATCGCGTTCGTACTCGACCTGCGTTCGTACGACAGGTTTCACCAGAATGGGGAGCGAATCTACCGCATCACCAGCGTACTGACCGAAAATCGGGAACAGGGCGGCAAGTTTGCTACCACATCCTTAAAGACCGGAAAGCTTATTCGGGCGAAGGTCACTGGCATTGACCAGGTGGCGATTCTACGTAACGACTTTTCGCAGGACGCGACGGTTGGCGATAATATCCTCCCGGTCAAAGGCTTTTGGGCTGATCCGTCTGTATTCAGAGTCTTTACCTTTCCGATGTTGGAAGGCAATCCTGAAACAGCGCTGAAAGACCCTTACTCGATTGTTCTGACAGAGACGGCAGCGAAAAAGCTATTCGGTACCCAATCGGCACTGGGTAAGGCAATTCGGTTCGATACGCTTGACTATCAGGTGACTGGCGTCATGAAAGACGTTCCTTTCTTTTCGCACATCAACTTCGAAGCGTTAGTCTCACTGTCGACGGCCGAGCAACTCAACCGAAACAACCACAACTTCGAAAAATGGACCAGCATGTCGTCGAACTCGGTGTACCTCCTGCTGCCAGAGAACGCCGACAAAGCCTCAATCCAAACGCAGCTCGACGCCATTGCTGAGCAGGAAAACCGAGCTGACCAAAACACGAAAATCCAGCTCGAACTGCTGCCGTTAAACAAGATCGTGGTTGGCGAGAATCTCCGTCGCTCCGAAGGCGGGCCTGGGTCTATGGGCCCTCATATGCCGCCAATTGTGCTGTGGATACTGGGCGGGCTGGCACTCGTGGTGATTCTGTCGGCCTGTTTTAATTATACCAATCTGTCGATGGCACGCGCCATGCGACGCTTTAAGGAAGTCGGTATTCGTAAGGCGATCGGGGCCGGGAAGAGTCAGGTGTGGCAACAGTTTCTGGCCGAGGCCATCATGATCTCTCTGGCAGCCCTATTTCTTTCATTCGTGCTATTTCTTGTTTTGCGGCCGCAACTGATAAATCTGGCCCCGGAAATGCAACACACGGTGAAACTCGAACTTACGCCCACTATGGTCATCACCTTTATCATCTTTTCAATTACCGTAGGGGTTATTGCTGGCTTCATGCCTGCCCTGTTCTTTTCAAAAGTCAGTGCGATCAATGCGCTCCGGAATGTATCCTCTGTAAAAGTATTCAAACACCTAACACTTCGGCGGGCTCTGGTAGTGGTTCAATACACGCTCACGCTGATCTTTATTACAACAACCGCCATCGGCTATGTGCAGTATAAAAACATATTGGCCTTCGATCTGGGATTCAATACCGAAAACATACTGAACATCAATATGCAGGGCAACAAGCCTGATGCGTTTTTGAAAGAACTGAGCGAAATGCCCGAAGTAACGTCCTTATCCCGGTCGTTGATCGTGACTAGTGTTGGAAACGCCTGGGGTGGCTATATGAAATATACTGATTCACGCGACTCTGTTTTGGTGATGACCAACCACGTCGACGAGAACTACCTGCCGTTGCATGGCTATAAACTCATTGCCGGAGGAAATTTCAGGGCGCGACCTACAACGACCGCAGCCGCCAGAGAGGTGATCGTCAACCAGCAAATCTTGAAGCGATTTAACATTGCGAACAATGACCCCGAGAAAGCCATTGGGCAGGAGATCACCTTTAGTAGCTTTCATGGAACACGCAAGATGACCATTATTGGGGTCATGAAAGACTTCCACTATGGCAAAGTCGACAACCTCATTGGACCGGTAGCCTTCATGTTCTGGACGCCCGAAGATCGAGCCGTTATCAATGCCAAAATACAAAGCAAAGACATGCTGGCAACCCGAGCCAAGATTGAGTCGGCCTGGAAGAAAATCGATCGTGTACATCCTTTTCAGGCTGAATTTTATGACGAAGCCATTGAAGAAGCTTACAGCGAATTTTCGACCATGATCAAGATCATTGGCTTTCTGGCTTTCCTCGCCATTTCGATCGCATCGATGGGCTTGTTCGGGATGGTGGCGTTCACGACCGAAACCCGGCTGAAAGAAATCAGTATTCGTAAAGTGATGGGTGCAAGTTCTGGTAGCCTTATTTACTTATTGAGCCGTGGTTTTCTCGTACAACTGTCAATATCGGCCCTTATAGCACTGCCCATAACGTACCTTTTCTTCGAAAACATGGTGCTTACCCGTTTCCCGTATCACACACCAGTGCATGTCGTCGAGCTGCTAGCTGGCTTGTTGGTCGTCTTGCTAATCGCCTTCCTACTGATCGGCTCACAGACGATGAAGGCGGCTAAGAGTAATCCGGTAGACGTTTTGAAAAGTGAGTAG
- a CDS encoding type 1 glutamine amidotransferase domain-containing protein, whose product METQQRLQGKKVAILLTDGFEQVEMTEPRKALQDAGATTHLIAPKGGEVKGWDETDWGDTFPVDLPIAGADPNQYDALLLPGGVMNPDKLRTDPKAVQFVRHFFEAHKPVAAICHAPIMLIEAGVVKGRKLTSYPSIQTDLKNAGANWVDEEVVTDQGLVTSRRPDDIPAFNRKMIEEIREGEHARQHA is encoded by the coding sequence ATGGAAACGCAGCAACGATTGCAGGGTAAGAAAGTGGCGATTCTGCTAACCGATGGATTTGAACAGGTCGAAATGACCGAACCTCGTAAAGCATTACAGGATGCCGGTGCTACAACGCACCTGATTGCGCCAAAAGGGGGCGAAGTAAAAGGGTGGGACGAAACCGATTGGGGCGATACCTTTCCGGTTGATCTACCCATCGCTGGAGCCGACCCTAACCAGTATGATGCACTGCTTCTGCCCGGTGGCGTGATGAATCCTGATAAACTACGGACAGATCCGAAGGCGGTGCAGTTTGTGCGTCATTTCTTTGAAGCCCATAAACCCGTAGCCGCCATTTGTCACGCGCCAATTATGCTCATCGAAGCGGGTGTGGTGAAGGGGCGAAAACTTACGTCGTACCCGTCGATTCAAACCGACTTGAAAAATGCCGGAGCAAACTGGGTTGATGAAGAAGTGGTAACCGATCAGGGCTTAGTAACCAGCCGTAGACCTGACGATATTCCGGCCTTCAATCGGAAGATGATTGAGGAAATTCGCGAAGGTGAACACGCTCGGCAGCATGCATAA
- a CDS encoding RrF2 family transcriptional regulator — MISKKAKYAIKALKVLAQEFGNGPVLIATVSAQENIPKKFLESILLELRNHGMLQSQKGKGGGYSLRIEPERINLAQVIRVIDGPIAPTPCVSLNFYVRCDDCDDEETCEIRPIMVRVRDANLAVYEKTTLRMLIEGAVPVSL, encoded by the coding sequence ATGATTTCAAAAAAAGCGAAGTACGCCATCAAGGCGCTGAAAGTGCTAGCCCAGGAATTTGGGAATGGGCCTGTGTTGATTGCCACTGTTTCGGCTCAGGAAAACATCCCAAAAAAATTTCTGGAAAGCATTCTGCTCGAATTACGGAATCATGGTATGCTACAAAGTCAGAAAGGGAAAGGTGGTGGCTATAGTTTGAGAATCGAGCCCGAACGAATCAATCTGGCTCAGGTAATTCGGGTAATTGATGGCCCAATTGCGCCAACACCCTGTGTCTCACTCAACTTCTACGTCCGATGCGATGACTGCGACGATGAAGAAACGTGTGAAATCCGGCCCATCATGGTCCGTGTGCGCGACGCGAATCTGGCCGTCTACGAAAAAACAACCCTCCGAATGCTCATCGAAGGGGCTGTTCCTGTTAGTTTATAA
- a CDS encoding PadR family transcriptional regulator has product MKGTQLGEFEELILLTIALLYDDAYSVAVVEELAQRLERPMSLGAVHRTMQRLEEKGLVQSRFGESTAERGGRRKRLFTVTTAGEQILQEARKVRNDLWAGISKAAFGGGVV; this is encoded by the coding sequence ATGAAAGGCACGCAACTCGGTGAATTTGAGGAATTGATTCTGCTAACCATTGCCCTGCTTTACGATGACGCCTACAGCGTGGCCGTTGTGGAAGAACTCGCCCAGCGATTAGAGCGGCCAATGAGTCTAGGGGCCGTCCATCGAACCATGCAGCGGCTGGAAGAAAAAGGACTCGTACAGTCCCGTTTCGGCGAGTCAACAGCTGAGCGGGGAGGTCGGCGCAAACGGCTCTTTACCGTCACCACAGCAGGCGAGCAGATTTTGCAGGAAGCACGTAAAGTCCGTAACGACTTGTGGGCGGGCATTTCTAAAGCCGCTTTTGGAGGAGGTGTCGTATGA